A portion of the Rhinolophus sinicus isolate RSC01 linkage group LG16, ASM3656204v1, whole genome shotgun sequence genome contains these proteins:
- the RASL10A gene encoding ras-like protein family member 10A isoform X1, with protein sequence MGGNLRVAVLGAPGVGKTAIIRQFLFGDYPERHQPTNGPRLYRPAVLLDGAVYDLSIRDGDAAGPGHNPESLEEWLDPKDWSLQDTDAFVLVYDICSPDSFDYVKSLRQRIAETRPAGAPEAPILVVGNKRDRQRLRFGPRRALATLVRRGWRCGYLECSAKYNWHVLRLFRELLRCALVRARPAHPALRLQGALHPARCSLM encoded by the exons ATGGGGGGCAACCTGCGGGTGGCCGTACTGGGCGCCCCGGGCGTGGGCAAGACGGCTATCATCCGCCAGTTTCTGTTCGGTGACTACCCCGAGCGCCACCAGCCCACTAACGGACCGCGCCTCTACCGTCCCGCAGTACTGCTCGACGGCGCCGTCTACGACCTGAGCATCCGCGACGGCGACGCCGCTGGCCCGGGTCACAACCCCGAGAGTCTAGAG GAGTGGCTGGACCCTAAGGACTGGAGCTTGCAAGACACGGACGCCTTCGTGCTAGTTTATGACATCTGCAGCCCAGACAGCTTCGACTATGTGAAGTCACTGCGGCAGCGCATAGCGGAGACCAG GCCAGCGGGCGCACCCGAGGCGCCCATCCTCGTGGTAGGCAACAAGCGGGACCGGCAGCGGCTGCGCTTCGGGCCTCGGCGCGCACTGGCCACCCTCGTACGCAGGGGCTGGCGCTGCGGCTACCTTGAGTGCTCTGCTAAGTACAATTGGCACGTGCTGCGTCTCTTCCGGGAGCTGCTGCGCTGCGCTCTGGTGCGTGCCCGCCCTGCGCACCCAGCCCTGCGCCTGCAAGGGGCATTGCATCCGGCGCGCTGCAGCCTCATGTGA
- the GAS2L1 gene encoding GAS2-like protein 1 gives MADPVAGIAGSAAKSVRPFRSSEAYVEAMKEDLAEWLNALYGLGLPGGGDGFLTGLATGTTLCQHANAVTEAARALAAARPARGVAFQAHSVAPGSFMARDNVATFIGWCRAELGVPEVLMFETEDLVLRKNEKSVVLCLLEVARRGARLGLLAPRLVQFEQEIEQELRAAPSAPNAPNAPTAEDTEETAAAPGVPTRGPRMTPSDLRNLDELVREILGHCTCPDQFPMIKVSEGKYRVGDSSVLIFVRVLRSHVMVRVGGGWDTLEHYLDKHDPCRCSSTAHRPPQPRTRTFSPQRVSPTPSPRAGSPAPGGERRGSRPEVTPISLRSSKEGSETPLRARDQLPPHPRSRRYSGDSDSSASSAQSGPLGARSDDSGTGPQRERPSRRLTTGAPASLRRPPAPRSQSRDRLDRGRPRGAPGGRGAQMSAPSPARRARSQSREEQAMLLVRRDRDGQHSWVPWGRGSGGSGRSSPQTPRARSPAAPRPARVSSPSPELGSTPASVFRTPLQLDPQHEQQLFRRLEEEFLANARALEAAAGGAPTEPAPPPARAPDPPAPDSAYCSSSSSSSSLSILVVKCGQPGDSGRMTNGLPGHRGPALSSSSDEGSPCPGVGVLPDASGSPLAGSESPRTWARGRMDTQPDRKPSRIPTLRGPRRPSGPTEPGAWHALHSVSPRAEPDSWM, from the exons ATGGCGGACCCAGTGGCGGGCATCGCAGGCTCTGCAGCCAAGAGTGTGCGGCCATTCCGCTCCAGCGAGGCCTACGTGGAGGCCATGAAGGAGGATCTAGCCGAGTGGCTCAACGCCCTATACGGCCTGGGGCTGCCCGGTGGTGGCGATGGCTTCCTGACGGGGCTGGCTACAGGCACCACCCTGTGCCAACATGCCAACGCTGTCACTGAGGCCGCCCGTGCTTTGGCTGCTGCCCGCCCGGCCCGCGGTGTGGCCTTCCAGGCACACAGTGTGGCACCCGGTTCCTTCATGGCCCGTGACAACGTGGCCACCTTCATCGGCTGGTGCCGCGCAGAGCTCGGTGTGCCCGAAGTGCTCATGTTTGAGACCGAGGACTTGGTGCTACGGAAGAATGAGAAAAGCGTGGTGCTCTGCCTGCTGGAGGTGGCACGGCGCGGGGCCCGCCTCGGCCTGCTCGCCCCTCGCCTCGTGCAGTTCGAACAGGAGATTGAGCAGGAGCTACGTGCAGCACCCTCGGCCCCCAATGCCCCCAATGCCCCCACTGCTGAGGACACTGAAGAAACTGCCGCTGCTCCGGGGGTTCCCACCCGTGGGCCCCGCATGACGCCCAGCGACCTGCGCAACCTCGATGAGCTG GTGAGAGAGATCCTGGGCCACTGCACCTGCCCAGACCAATTTCCCATGATCAAGGTCTCAGAGGGGAAGTACCGCGTGGGAGACTCCAGCGTGCTCATCTTCGTGCGG GTGCTGAGAAGCCACGTGATGGTACGCGTGGGTGGCGGCTGGGACACGTTGGAGCACTACCTGGACAAGCATGACCCTTGCCGCTGCTCCTCCACAG cCCACCGCCCACCCCAGCCAAGGACCCGCACCTTCTCCCCCCAGAGGGTGTCACCCACTCCCAGCCCCCGAGctggcagcccagccccagggggTGAGCGCCGGGGCTCCCGGCCTGAGGTGACACCCATTAGCTTACGCAGCTCAAAGGAGGGATCTGAGACCCCGCTCAG AGCCCGAGACCAGCTTCCCCCCCATCCCCGCTCTCGACGCTATTCCGGGGACAGCGACTCCTCagcctcctcagcccagagtGGCCCCCTTGGTGCCCGCAGTGACGACTCAGGCACTGGTCCCCAGAGGGAGCGGCCCAGCCGGAGGCTGACAACAGGTGCCCCGGCCTCCCTGAGGCGGCCCCCTGCCCCTCGCAGCCAGTCCCGAGACCGGCTAGATCGGGGGCGGCCCCGGGGGGCCCCAGGAGGCAGAGGAGCCCAGATgtcagcccccagcccagcccgaCGGGCCCGGAGCCAGAGCCGCGAGGAGCAGGCTATGCTGCTTGTGCGGAGGGACCGAGATGGGCAGCACTCGTGGGTGCCATGGGGCAGAGGCAGTGGGGGCTCCGGCAGGAGCAGCCCCCAGACTCCCCGTGCCCGCAGCCCTGCAGCCCCCCGGCCGGCCCGGGTCTCCAGCCCCAGTCCAGAGTTGGGCAGCACACCGGCCAGTGTCTTCCGCACCCCACTGCAGCTTGACCCGCAGCACGAACAGCAACTGTTCAGGCGCCTGGAAGAGGAGTTCCTAGCCAACGCCCGAGCCCttgaggctgctgctggtggaGCCCCCACAgaaccagcccctcccccagctcggGCCCCAGACCCTCCAGCTCCTGACTCAGCCTACTGTTCCTCCAGCTCTTCCTCCTCGTCCCTCAGCATCCTGGTTGTCAAGTGTGGCCAACCGGGGGACTCGGGCCGGATGACCAATGGGCTACCTGGGCACCGAGGTCCAGCCCTGTCCAGCTCTTCCGATGAAGGCAGCCCCTGCCCTGGTGTTGGGGTGCTGCCAGATGCATCTGGGAGCCCCCTGGCTGGCTCTGAGTCCCCAAGGACCTGGGCACGGGGCCGGATGGACACACAGCCAGACCGAAAACCCTCACGAATCCCCACACTTAGGGGCCCCCGCCGCCCATCTGGACCCACAGAGCCCGGGGCCTGGCACGCCCTGCACTCGGTCAGCCCAAGGGCTGAGCCAGATTCCTGGATGTGA
- the RASL10A gene encoding ras-like protein family member 10A isoform X2, with the protein MRSRQPTQCGDSPKVTSLGKYPTPGGLSLAVLLDGAVYDLSIRDGDAAGPGHNPESLEEWLDPKDWSLQDTDAFVLVYDICSPDSFDYVKSLRQRIAETRPAGAPEAPILVVGNKRDRQRLRFGPRRALATLVRRGWRCGYLECSAKYNWHVLRLFRELLRCALVRARPAHPALRLQGALHPARCSLM; encoded by the exons ATGCGGAGCAGACAGCCAACGCAGTGCGGcgactcgcccaaggtcacatcGCTGGGGAAGTATCCGACCCCGGGCGGCCTGAGTCTAGCGG TACTGCTCGACGGCGCCGTCTACGACCTGAGCATCCGCGACGGCGACGCCGCTGGCCCGGGTCACAACCCCGAGAGTCTAGAG GAGTGGCTGGACCCTAAGGACTGGAGCTTGCAAGACACGGACGCCTTCGTGCTAGTTTATGACATCTGCAGCCCAGACAGCTTCGACTATGTGAAGTCACTGCGGCAGCGCATAGCGGAGACCAG GCCAGCGGGCGCACCCGAGGCGCCCATCCTCGTGGTAGGCAACAAGCGGGACCGGCAGCGGCTGCGCTTCGGGCCTCGGCGCGCACTGGCCACCCTCGTACGCAGGGGCTGGCGCTGCGGCTACCTTGAGTGCTCTGCTAAGTACAATTGGCACGTGCTGCGTCTCTTCCGGGAGCTGCTGCGCTGCGCTCTGGTGCGTGCCCGCCCTGCGCACCCAGCCCTGCGCCTGCAAGGGGCATTGCATCCGGCGCGCTGCAGCCTCATGTGA